TGCTTTTTGGCATACCTTCATTACGTTTATGCTATGGTCGAGCATTTTATGGCAGAAGCTGAAATCTCTTTCTTTAATGCATTTATCAAAGGCTTTAAATTCAGGAATCATGATTTCGGGATATAAATTATGGTTTTTCGTATCCGTATATTCATTGTATATGTTCAGGGTATAGCTTTTGCACATGCTGGTAGGGGAATTCACGGTAATGGCCCCTTCTGTTCCAAGGATTTTACCGGAGGATTGGGAAGCGCAGTCCTTTGAAGCCACCAAAGAAGCCTTGAAATCCTTATAGGAGAGGATTAATATGCCCGAGGTATCGATTCCCCTTTCCATATTGGGGTAATATTTTATTTCTTCCGGAAGGCCGAAAAGACCTACGGTAAAATGGATATTATAAATATTAAGGTCCATCAGAGCGCCGCCGGAATAAAGCGGATCGAAGGCTATGGGCGTTTCTCCCTGTTTAAAATTATTGTAACGGCTGGAGTATTGGGAAAAGTCCAACTGCAATATCTTAACCCGGCCTATTCTATTTAAATCCTCTTTAATTGAAAAATAATTCTCAAGATACATAGGGATGATTGCTTCAAAGAGAAAAAGGGATTTCTTTTTTGCTATGTCTATTAAGTGGAGAAGCTCTTTCATATTTGATGTAAAGGGCTTTTCACAAATTACATTTTTTTCGGCGTTAAGGGCTAAAAGGCTGTTTTCATAATGCAAAGAGTTGGGAAGGGCCACGTAGATTTCCGTTATCTCGTCGTCCTTTAGCATTTCGTCGTAATCATAATAGATTTTTTTAATATGATACTGCAAGGACAGCTTTTCAAGGGTGTCTTTGCTTTTTTTCCTTCCGCATATGGCGCATAATTCTATTTCGTTTGTTTTTGAAATCTGGGAAAGAAAAGTGTGAACGATGGCCCCAGAGCCTAAAATACCAAGCTTCATGATCTGCTCCCTTATTTTACTATTTTTACGTTAAATTTATCGTCTATTTCAATATTGCACTTTATGACTTGAAGAAAATAGGAAGAGGAAACATAGCTTAACCCCGACCTGTTTATTACGGGATATTTTTTATTTATCTGAGTATCGTAAAGAAGGTGGCTGTAAAAATCGCCGTTGGGGCTTGAAACCGTAACCATTTGGTCTCTTTCAGACCAGCTTACTTTATAGCCCAGAGCCTCGCAGACCTCTCTTACGGGTATGTACACCATATTGTTTACTGTGGGGTAGGCGGCGTTTTTCATCATTTTGCCGTTTACGTAGACGACGTTTGACGCTGTGTTGCCCCCTTCAAAATTAATATAGGTTTTAAGAAAATAATCGTTATTTGCTTCTTTCAGCATGTCCTCATATCTTATTTTATCGCTTCCGAAACTAAAGGGGATAGAGGTAGAGGTTGAAATAGCCATAACATGGCTTCCCGATTCGGATATTTTTCTAAAGCCGCTTTGATTGCTCCACTTGTCCTTATCGTATACGCAGAGGGTCATTAAAACCGTCTGCTTAACGGGAGCGTCAACAGCCTGATAATATACTATTATTTTTTCCGTAAAGTCGGATTTTTTCCCCGGCATTTCTCTTTTAAGCGAAACGTATTTCTGCCAGGAATAAGGGATCATAAATGTATATTCTACATTTTCCCCTTTAATAAGTTTATTGGTATTCAGCATCTCAAACCTTTTTACGTCAAATTCGCCCCCATATACTGTAGAGGCCGAAAATACCGTTGAAAGAGAAAGAAAAATTAATACCAGAGATTTTGATAAGCTTTTTTTCATAAGCTCCTCCGAAAAAAAGAGTCTATATATTACAAATAAATTAAGTATAAGCCTATTCCATATAATTTCAATTGAAATTATATGGAATTTATTCATTATGAAAAGGTACAAATTTAGAAAACAAGGCCGCCAGGCTTTAGGCGCCGATTGCAAACTTAGTAAGTGTCAATCTGGATTTGTGAACCAACGTCAGATTATATTCTAAAAGCACAAAACTGCTATCCATAACTGCATCAAACAGTTTTACAGAGCAAAAATTAAAATCATTACAAAACTAAGACGCTTTTGTTACAAAAAAAGTTCCACATATTATAAATTTATTTTTATCTGTCCGTTTACCATGACAAATTTAATATTCATATTAGGGTCTGTTGCGATGATGTCTGCAAATTTCCCTTCTTTAATGCTTCCGGTATATTTGTCTATTTGCAGCGCCTTTGCAGGGTTTAAGCTTGCCATATTCAGGGCTTGCAGAACATTTTGCCCCGAATGGGCATAGGTATTGTAAACAGCTTTTGAAAGGCTTAAGGTGCTTCCGGCCAAAGCCCCTTCAAAGGTTCTTGCGATGCTGTTTTCAACCTTTACAGGAAGCTCGCCTAAGGTATATTCTCCGTCTTTAAGGCCGCCCGCCATCATGCAGTCTGTCACAAGGACTGTTTTATCCTTGGGCTTTGCATTCATGAGTATTTTTACAGATGCAGGGTGCACATGGATGGTATCGCATATGATTTCCGCGTAAAGCTCATCTTTAGCCATAGCGGCCCCTAGAAGCCCCGGTTCTCTTGATTTAAGCTGGGTCATGGCGTTATAGGCATGGATCACGATTTTTGCACCGGATTCAAAGGCCTTTAAAGCTTCTTCGTAGGTGGCGGCGCTGTGGCCTATCCGTATTATAATTCCCTCTTGGGAAAGTCTTTCTATAAGCTTCATTGCGCCCTTTTTTTCAGGAGCTATGGCAAAGGATACAATGCCTTTACATTCCTTTATCAAAGCATAAATTTCTTCTTCGTTTATATCCCTGATGCTTTTTTCCGGGTGGGCGCCTTTATAGCTTTCATTTATATAGGGTCCTTCAAGAAAGGGGCCTATGATTTTTGCGCCGTCTACACCTTTTTCCATAGCCTCGTTTATGGCTTTTATGGCTTTAACCGTATGGGGAAGGCTTGCAGTAACTGTAGTAGGGCAGAAAGAGGTTACCCCTTCTTTAAGTTTGAAAAGGGATATTTGGTTTAATGAATGATAGGAGGCATCCATTGTGTCATAGCCGTTTCCGCCGTGGACATGAATATCGATAAGCCCCGGCATAAGCCTTAAATCACCTAAATCTATGACTTCTCCAGAATCAGTTGACGGGGCAATCTCTGCGATTATGCCCTTTTCGTTTACAGCAATTGAGGAATTATATAAAATCTGGTTTTCAAGATATATTTCAGATGCCTTTAAAGTATATAGCATAAAATCACCCTTTATTATACATTGTTTGTGAATAGCTCTATTCATGTAAAGTCTTCGGGAAAGTCTTAGAAAGTATAGGTTTTGCTCATACATTTTACAAAGTGAAATGTATTCGTGAATAAAACTAAGCAAAGCTTAGTTTTATTCATATTATATCATAAAGTATATCATTTTGATTTTTTAATAGCAAATAAATAAGGCTTAAGCTTATTAAAATTTTATTAACATTTTATTCCTTCAAAGACAAGTTATTTATTACGGCGTATTATATATTAATAAGCGAACTTAAAAATGATACAGGCGGAAGCTTGTAAATCTTTTTAACTGAGCGCCCCTTTATAGTTACTAAACTTATGTTAAAGGTTCGTAACTATAATAAGCAGCGATTGCTTTTGAATCTTCTTTTTTGGAGGGATCATAAATGGATAAGGCTTTTAGGAAAACAGCGTCGAATTACAGTCACGGCTTAAGCGTCATACCTTATTTATTATGTCTTGTATGGTTTTTTATTTTGGAACAGGTGGTTCTTGAGCCGGAATTTCTCATAGGAACGAAAATAGATAAGGTTATCCCTTTTTCAGAGGTATTTGTTATACCCTATGTGTTTTGGTATCTTTATGTGGCTGTTCCCGCCGTATATTTTTTCTTTAAGGCTCCCGATGATTTCAGAAAGCTCATGAGCTTTATGAGTTTTTCCATGATAATTGCCTGCCTGATATTTACTTTTTTTCCTAACGGACAGGCACTGCGTCCTTATATAAGACCTGATGGGCTGCTTGACAGCATTATATCTAAAATATATAAGGCGGATACCCCGACGAATTCCTTGCCGAGCATTCATGTGATGTTTTCGGTAGGCGTCCATACGGCTCTTGTTCATTATAAGGATGCCAGCAGAAAAATATTGAACTTTTCCTTTGTATCTATGGTATTGATCTGTATCTCAACGGTATTTGTAAAACAGCATTCTATAGTGGATGTGATGGCGGGAATCATTTTTTCGGAGCTTCTATACATATTGGTATATATTAAAGGAATTACTGTGGACGATATCTGGAAAAAGGTAAGACTTTTTACAAAAAGAGGTATTTCTCTAAGAATGTAGTAGGAATTGCGGACAAATTGATTTATTATAAAAATCCTAACACACGCAAATTTGGATAAAACAGCATTTATAAAAGATATTTTTAGCATTTTGGAACCATCATGAAAGGACAATTTAAAAAGCAAGGCAAAAGGACAAAAATAATCCTAGAATATAATTTATTTTATACAGTTTGCATTATTTTGTTTTAAATACTCCTGTGTTCGGATTCAATACACAAGGCATTGAAGAGGGCTTTCTTTAACGAAAAGCCTTCTTTTTAATATCCATTAACCCATAAAAGACTAAATGACAAATATGATGATTTTAATTAAAAATATTATAAAAATATATGCAAATTAAATAATGACACCTGGCCTACTGTAAAAATTATACATTTATTTACACAATTCATAACAGAATATTTTGCGAAAAATAATATTTTTATATATAAAGTGTGGTATAATGGAAGGGAAGCAAAGCTTTGGCTTTGCTTCCCTTCCGAATACATTCTTCGAAAAGGAATGTATGAGTGGAAACTCTGCAGTTATGATACTTAGTGAAATAAAGTTTTGCTTTACTTTCATCATATATTTTTCAAAAGAAATATATGAGTAAAAATTAAGATTATGGTGCAATAATATCACTATAAAATAAGGGCAACTAAAATCAAACGCTCAAAAAGAGCAGAAACTGAAAGGAGATTTATATGAAGAGTACAATGAAGGCAATTGTTAAAAAATATCCTCAGTTTGACGGCCTTGTTCTTGAGGATGTGCCTATTCCGGAGATAGGTGACGATGAGGTTCTTGTTAAAATAAAAAGAACCGCTATCTGCGGAACAGATGTGCATATTTACGATTGGAACGAGTGGGCTCAAAGGACTATAAAAACTCCTATGACCATAGGCCATGAATTTGTAGGAACAATCGTTCAGGTAGGAAAGCATGTTAAAAATCTGTCAGAAGGAACCCTTGTTTCCGCCGAAGGCCATGTTATATGCCATACCTGCCGTAACTGCCTTGCCGGAAAAGGGCACCTTTGCAAAACAGCACAGGGTATCGGCGTTAACCGTACGGGTATTTTTGCGGAATATGCCGCAATACCTGCCGCTAATATCTGGGTAGCGGATGAAAATATACCCCTTGATCTTCTTGCATGTTTCGACCCCTTAGGCAACGCAACTCATACTGCCCTTAGCTTTAACATGGTAGGAGAGGACGTTCTTGTTACGGGAGCAGGCCCTATAGGTATTATGGCAGTTGCCATAGCCCGCCACGTAGGCGCAAGAAACATCGTTGTTACAGACGTGAACCCTTATAGGCTTGATATGGCCATGGAATTTGGAGCAACCGCTGCTCTCGATGTTCGTACTGAAAAAATAGAAGATTGCTTTAAAAAGCTTAATATAAAAGAGGGCTTTGATATAGGTCTTGAAATGAGCGGAAACGGCAGAGCCTTTAACGATATGATAAACGCCATGTATAACGGCGGAAAAATCGCCCTTTTAGGTCTTATCAATAACGATACAGTGATTGACTGGGACAAAGTAATATTTAATGGACTTACCATAAAGGGAATCTACGGAAGAGAGATTTTTGAAACATGGTACAAAATGAGCGCCATGATTCAAAGCGGCCTTGACCTTGAAAAAATCATCACCCACAGATTCAGCTATAAAGACTTCCATGAAGGCTTTGAAACCATGAGAAGCGGAAAATCAGGCAAAATCGTGTTAAACTGGGAGTAATTTAACATGAGCTCGGCGAAGCCTGCCCCCTTGATTTGCCAAGGAAAAGTCTGGAGGGATTTTCACGTTATAGGTATATAGACAACAAACCTGAAAAAAGTTTGCTGTCTATAAGGAAACGCTCACCTAAAAATGTTTTTACAGTTTTACTGTAAGCATTTTTGGGTTCACTAAGTATGAATTTGCAGTGTTTTTCTGCAAATTGTACGAATAGGCTCTATAGTCGGCTTACCTTGAAACCGAAGTGACAGCGTACTGTAAAATGTCAGATAAGCCATAGGCACTTCGGATTGAAATGAATTCTGCTATAAAGTTCGGCGGAATTTTAATTCCGTCGGATTCTCAGTAATTTAATAGGAGGTTTATAAATGAAATCCGCATATAATATCTGGAACGAAACCATAAACGAAATCAGAGATGCAGGGCTTTGGAAGGACGAAAGAGTAATAACCACCCGCCAGTCCTCCTCCATCGATACAACTCAGAAAAACGACGTTATTAATATGTGCGCCAATAATTACCTTGGCCTTTCAGGAAACAAGGAAATAGCGGAAGCTGCAAAAGCAGGCATTGACAAATGGGGCTACGGCCTTTCATCAGTTCGCTTTATCTGCGGAACCCAGCAGGTGCATAAGGACCTTGAAAAGAAAATAAGTGAATTTCTCTATACGGAAGATACAATACTTTATTCCTCATGCTATGATGCCAACGGCGGGCTTTTTGAAACTCTGCTTACAGATCAGGACGCAGTAATAAGCGACGAGCTGAACCATGCAAGTATTATAGACGGCGTAAGGCTTTGCAAGGCCAAAAGATACAGATATAAAAATAATGACATGGCAGACCTTGAAGAACAGCTGAAGCAGGCCATGGACCAGAGAATCCGTCTTATAATTACAGACGGCGTATTCTCCATGGACGGTTATATTGCAAACCTTAAGGGCATATGCGATTTAGCTGAAAAATACGATGCCATCGTAGCCGTAGACGACAGCCACGGTGTTGGCGTAGTAGGGGAAAACGGCAGAGGAACCCACGAACACTGCGGCGTTATCGATAGAGTTGATATCATCACAGGTACCCTTGGAAAAGCCCTCGGCGGCGCCAGCGGCGGATATACTTCCGGCCGGAAAGAAATCATTGATATTTTAAGACAGCGTTCAAGGCCTTACTTATTCTCCAATACTCTTGCTCCGGTGATTGCTTCTGCTTCCATCAAGGTTCTTGATATGCTTATGAAAGACAATAGCTATAAAAATACCCTTGACGAAAATATGAAATACTACAGGCAGAGGCTTACAGAAGAAGGATTTTCTCTTCTTGACGGCTGCCACCCCATTATACCTATTATGGTATACGATGAAATCATCGCCCAGAAAATGGCTGCGATTCTTTTAGAAAAGGATATTTATGCAGTGGGCTTCTTCTATCCCGTTGTTCCAAAGGGAAAAGCAAGAATAAGAACTCAGGTTTCCGCCGCCCATACAAAAGAGCAGCTTGACAGGGTTGTAAAAGCATTTGTTGAAGCTAAAAATGAATTAGGACTATAAAATAAAAAAAACAGCCGAAAGGCTGTTTTTTTATGTACAGAAAATTTTAAGCGAAATTTTATAGATTTTATATTTAATTTGAATAATATAAAATATAAGAACATTATTAACTTACAGGAAGAATTACATGTAGTCAATTCATACACAAACGTGGTATAATGTAAACAAAATCAAACGCTGTTTGATTTTGTTTATGAATACATTTTCCGAAGGGAAATGTATGAATAGAACTTAGGTGAGCTATATATGGTGAAAATCAAACGCTGTTTGATTTTGTTTATGAATACATTTTCCGAAGGGAAATGTATGAATAGAACTTAGGTGAGCTATATATGATGAAAATCAAACGCTGTTTGATTTTGTTTATGAATACATTTTCCGAAGGGAAATGTATGAATAGAACTTAGGTGAGCTATATATGGTGAAAATCAAACGCTGTTTGATTTTGTTTATGAATACATTTTCTGAAGGGAAATGTATGAAAAAAGTAAATGACTTATTTAATTTTAAGATATATTATTACGGCCCTACATTTAAGTTTTAGCAAAATTTCGTAATAACTTTAAGCATAAGCAATAATTGACTGGGGTGCTTTATGGGGCGGAAATATAAAGCTGGAATCTACTCTTTTGAAAAAATGTTTTTTAATGAACTTAACTCTGATTACAGGTCTGAATTTTGTAAAATGTGTGCCGACAGAAACATCGGGCGTTTAAAGACGATGCTTACATTAAATATATTTCTCCAGATAGGCCTTAATTTTATAATGAGAAATATGAATCCCCATATGTACTTTTATAAAATAGAGTGGGATATGGAACTTCGTCTCTTTTTTTCGGCAACTTATGTCCTTTATAATGTCATTTCTTTATTGATTATACTTAAACTTGAAGAGCTTCGAAAAGAAACTATGTATTCTTCCAGCCTGAACTTATTTGCTGTTTTGGCAATAATGATAGGATTTGGTTTTTATGAAGCATTTCATTCTGTTCTTGAAATTGCCTATTCAGGCAGTGTATACAGGCTTATTGCAAGTATTCTTATTATAGTTTTTGTTCCTTTGCTGGATAGAAGAATAAAAGCAGGGCTTCTTCTTTATTATATGCTTGCAGTCGAATCTGCCGCATTTTATATCCCTAAGGAAAGCATATATTTTTCAAATATCAGAATTTTTATGGTGGCAATTACGATTTTAAGCTTTATTTCATGGAGTATTGTGCATTCAAATGCTATAAAAGATTTTTATATATGGCAGGAAATGCTTGAAAAAATAAAAAGGCTTGAAAACGCCATAAATGACCTTGAGTATTTAAGCGAAACAGACCCGCTTGTTCAAATAGCAAACAGAAGATTTATCAATTCCTATCTTGAACGGGTATGGAATCAGGCCAGACGGGATCGGACAAAAGTATTTTTTATGATGGCGGATATCGACCGGTTTAAAAGCTATAATGATACCTATGGCCATACCCAGGGAGATGAATGCCTTAAAATCGTTGCAGCCACGATGAAGAAAAGCCTTAAAAGGTCCACAGATATTGTAGGCAGGTTCGGCGGAGAGGAATTTGCCGTTATACTCACCAGCGTAACCGATGAGGGGTTTGAAAAAACAGCGGAGAAAATCAGAAAAGATGTAGAGATGCTAAAAATCCCAAACGAAGGCAATATTCCCTACGGCTTTGTAACCATAAGCATAGGCGCATCTTCTATGATACCTTTGGGAGAAGAGACCTATGAAGCACTTATTGAAAGAGCAGATAAAGCCCTTTACGAAGCAAAGGATACAGGAAGAAACAAGGTCTGTTTTTATAGATAAAAAGTATGCCGCTCATGCTGCGGCATAAATTATTATAGGCCTTTTCGTGATAAGATAATACAGATTATTTAAATAGAGGCATGCTATGTTTGAAGATGCAGATACAAAAAAAGATATTGCAATTAAAATATTAAATGATGAATCAGGCATAATCTTAATATACCGGAAAAGATATAAGAGAAGTATATGGGGTCAGAGTGAATATACGGTTTTATTACTGTTTGACTTTAAATTTACTATAATGGACCTTTATCTGTACAGAAGGATAAGTTTACTAATTTACGTCGGAAGAGCATTAAAAAGCCGCTTTAAGCGGCTTTTTAATTGCTTTTCTATGCTAACGGTGCAGGGTGTTCCCCCTCATAAGAAAAATAACCGTCCTTATATACTATTTTTAAAAGAGTAAGATTTGGTATGACCTTGCCTGCCATATCGTCACCTGTTATTTCATTAAGTATCGTAAGAATTGCCATGCCATGAGTCACTACAAGAATATCCTTCCAGCTGTTTTTTTCGGCCGTAAATGCAGCGCCTTTCATGGTGGACATGATCCTGTCCCTGGCTTTTTCATATGTTTCGGCTTTTTTTGATGCGTCTCGTTCTCTTGCGGATATGGCGAAGTTTTCAAGAAAGTTTCTTGTGTTTGAGCTGTCTTTGCATCGGTCCAAAGCGGCAGTGATTACGCTTACGTAAGATACGGTTCCTTCGAGGCTTCCAAGGCCCCATTCTCTTAATCCCTGTTCCGTAAAAAAGGGGGCGGGATAATGGTTTTTTTCCATAATAAGCTCTGAGGTTTTTACGGCCCTTCCTAAATCGCTTGTAAATACTGCATCAAATCTAAAGTTCTTAAGGCTTTCGCCTAATTGAGAGGCCTTTTTTTCTCCTTTTTCCGTCAAGGGAGAGTCAGACCAGCCCTGCATTCTTTTTTCCGTATTGTATACTGTTTCACCATGTCTTAAAATATAAAAGTTAATTTCCATCGGTATCTCCTTATATAAAATTACATAAGCGGGGCAATGAGCCTTAAAACCCCTTCAGAAAGCCTTGTGAATATATTTCGTTTTTTAAATTCCTCAGGGTCTATTTTTTTGCTCTTTTTCATATCCTCCTCAAATATTTTTCTGCAATCTATAGAAACCTTTTCATCATAAATAAAAGCGTTAATTTCAAAATGAATACTGAAGCTTCGCATATCCATATTACAAGTCCCTATGGTTGCGATTTCATCGTCTATGACAATCATTTTTGAATGAAGAAAGCCGTTATAGCAATATACCTCTATGCCGTAATCCAAAAGGTCCTGAATATAGGATAAGGTTACTTGATAAACCGTCTTTTTGTCGGGAATCCCGGGAATCATTACCTTAACGTTTATTCCTGAAGAGGCGGCTATTTGAAGGCTTTGGATAAAGGCTCTGTCAGGGATAAAATAAGGGGTTTGTATCAATATGGATTTTTTCGCCATGCCAAACATTTTAATAAACCCTATTAGTATCTGGTCTGTTTTTGTATCCGGGCCGCTGGATACAATCTGCATTCCTACGCTTCCGCCCAAATCCTTAGGAACGGAAGGAAAAAACGGTGTAAGCTCCTCTATGGTTGTTATACGCTTGTCCTTTGAAGCGTAGTACCAGTCCATAAGAAACCTAGCTTGAAGGGCATATACTGCATGGCCAGTTATTCTGATATGGGTGTCCCGCCAAGGGGAGGTTCTTTTTCTAAGGCCTAAATAT
This is a stretch of genomic DNA from Anaeropeptidivorans aminofermentans. It encodes these proteins:
- a CDS encoding Gfo/Idh/MocA family protein is translated as MKLGILGSGAIVHTFLSQISKTNEIELCAICGRKKSKDTLEKLSLQYHIKKIYYDYDEMLKDDEITEIYVALPNSLHYENSLLALNAEKNVICEKPFTSNMKELLHLIDIAKKKSLFLFEAIIPMYLENYFSIKEDLNRIGRVKILQLDFSQYSSRYNNFKQGETPIAFDPLYSGGALMDLNIYNIHFTVGLFGLPEEIKYYPNMERGIDTSGILILSYKDFKASLVASKDCASQSSGKILGTEGAITVNSPTSMCKSYTLNIYNEYTDTKNHNLYPEIMIPEFKAFDKCIKERDFSFCHKMLDHSINVMKVCQKAREEAGIIFPADKVKEI
- a CDS encoding stalk domain-containing protein, translated to MKKSLSKSLVLIFLSLSTVFSASTVYGGEFDVKRFEMLNTNKLIKGENVEYTFMIPYSWQKYVSLKREMPGKKSDFTEKIIVYYQAVDAPVKQTVLMTLCVYDKDKWSNQSGFRKISESGSHVMAISTSTSIPFSFGSDKIRYEDMLKEANNDYFLKTYINFEGGNTASNVVYVNGKMMKNAAYPTVNNMVYIPVREVCEALGYKVSWSERDQMVTVSSPNGDFYSHLLYDTQINKKYPVINRSGLSYVSSSYFLQVIKCNIEIDDKFNVKIVK
- the nagA gene encoding N-acetylglucosamine-6-phosphate deacetylase is translated as MLYTLKASEIYLENQILYNSSIAVNEKGIIAEIAPSTDSGEVIDLGDLRLMPGLIDIHVHGGNGYDTMDASYHSLNQISLFKLKEGVTSFCPTTVTASLPHTVKAIKAINEAMEKGVDGAKIIGPFLEGPYINESYKGAHPEKSIRDINEEEIYALIKECKGIVSFAIAPEKKGAMKLIERLSQEGIIIRIGHSAATYEEALKAFESGAKIVIHAYNAMTQLKSREPGLLGAAMAKDELYAEIICDTIHVHPASVKILMNAKPKDKTVLVTDCMMAGGLKDGEYTLGELPVKVENSIARTFEGALAGSTLSLSKAVYNTYAHSGQNVLQALNMASLNPAKALQIDKYTGSIKEGKFADIIATDPNMNIKFVMVNGQIKINL
- a CDS encoding phosphatase PAP2 family protein; translated protein: MDKAFRKTASNYSHGLSVIPYLLCLVWFFILEQVVLEPEFLIGTKIDKVIPFSEVFVIPYVFWYLYVAVPAVYFFFKAPDDFRKLMSFMSFSMIIACLIFTFFPNGQALRPYIRPDGLLDSIISKIYKADTPTNSLPSIHVMFSVGVHTALVHYKDASRKILNFSFVSMVLICISTVFVKQHSIVDVMAGIIFSELLYILVYIKGITVDDIWKKVRLFTKRGISLRM
- the tdh gene encoding L-threonine 3-dehydrogenase, whose amino-acid sequence is MKSTMKAIVKKYPQFDGLVLEDVPIPEIGDDEVLVKIKRTAICGTDVHIYDWNEWAQRTIKTPMTIGHEFVGTIVQVGKHVKNLSEGTLVSAEGHVICHTCRNCLAGKGHLCKTAQGIGVNRTGIFAEYAAIPAANIWVADENIPLDLLACFDPLGNATHTALSFNMVGEDVLVTGAGPIGIMAVAIARHVGARNIVVTDVNPYRLDMAMEFGATAALDVRTEKIEDCFKKLNIKEGFDIGLEMSGNGRAFNDMINAMYNGGKIALLGLINNDTVIDWDKVIFNGLTIKGIYGREIFETWYKMSAMIQSGLDLEKIITHRFSYKDFHEGFETMRSGKSGKIVLNWE
- a CDS encoding glycine C-acetyltransferase — its product is MKSAYNIWNETINEIRDAGLWKDERVITTRQSSSIDTTQKNDVINMCANNYLGLSGNKEIAEAAKAGIDKWGYGLSSVRFICGTQQVHKDLEKKISEFLYTEDTILYSSCYDANGGLFETLLTDQDAVISDELNHASIIDGVRLCKAKRYRYKNNDMADLEEQLKQAMDQRIRLIITDGVFSMDGYIANLKGICDLAEKYDAIVAVDDSHGVGVVGENGRGTHEHCGVIDRVDIITGTLGKALGGASGGYTSGRKEIIDILRQRSRPYLFSNTLAPVIASASIKVLDMLMKDNSYKNTLDENMKYYRQRLTEEGFSLLDGCHPIIPIMVYDEIIAQKMAAILLEKDIYAVGFFYPVVPKGKARIRTQVSAAHTKEQLDRVVKAFVEAKNELGL
- a CDS encoding GGDEF domain-containing protein, whose protein sequence is MGRKYKAGIYSFEKMFFNELNSDYRSEFCKMCADRNIGRLKTMLTLNIFLQIGLNFIMRNMNPHMYFYKIEWDMELRLFFSATYVLYNVISLLIILKLEELRKETMYSSSLNLFAVLAIMIGFGFYEAFHSVLEIAYSGSVYRLIASILIIVFVPLLDRRIKAGLLLYYMLAVESAAFYIPKESIYFSNIRIFMVAITILSFISWSIVHSNAIKDFYIWQEMLEKIKRLENAINDLEYLSETDPLVQIANRRFINSYLERVWNQARRDRTKVFFMMADIDRFKSYNDTYGHTQGDECLKIVAATMKKSLKRSTDIVGRFGGEEFAVILTSVTDEGFEKTAEKIRKDVEMLKIPNEGNIPYGFVTISIGASSMIPLGEETYEALIERADKALYEAKDTGRNKVCFYR
- a CDS encoding histidine phosphatase family protein encodes the protein MEINFYILRHGETVYNTEKRMQGWSDSPLTEKGEKKASQLGESLKNFRFDAVFTSDLGRAVKTSELIMEKNHYPAPFFTEQGLREWGLGSLEGTVSYVSVITAALDRCKDSSNTRNFLENFAISARERDASKKAETYEKARDRIMSTMKGAAFTAEKNSWKDILVVTHGMAILTILNEITGDDMAGKVIPNLTLLKIVYKDGYFSYEGEHPAPLA